A single Lactuca sativa cultivar Salinas chromosome 8, Lsat_Salinas_v11, whole genome shotgun sequence DNA region contains:
- the LOC111904019 gene encoding uncharacterized protein LOC111904019, which produces MQSPCFKEVEQVCSHGCCSNPLLFALPATTTTTTEKRTSTSSACRKNFANTTTISFFANTHFTDHESLPSFKESLATFTRTYPKYSDTARVDRMRGQEYYHLSLSNRICLDYIGIGLFSHLQLQTHHPVSPSSTSSDLHSDFPFFSTIYKSVNLKTQLVHGGEGSEFEASFRKRIMEFMNVSGDDYSLVFTSNKSSAFKIVSEAYPFQTSQKLLTVYDYKSEAVDAMVSASEKRGAKIMSAEFKWPRMRIHSARLRKLVERKRKKKKARGLFVFPLQSRTTGASYSYQWMSMAQENGWHLLLDACALGPKDMDSFGLSLFRPDFLICSFYKVFGENPTGFGCLFVKKSMIPIMEDSTSVGIATLVPAKNSSFQPDEEHSSGSDLELQQHQSFLQTPNQIVIHDQKKKNLEIEYRGLDHVDSLGLMLISTRTRCLINWLTNALTKLQHPNTETKTPLVQIYGPRIRFDRGPALAFNVYDWKGEKVEPALVQKLSDRNNISLSQGFLQQIWFADKYADEKERLITTKKTKGGQEIAVVTAAINFLADFEDVYRLWAFIARFLDADFVEKERWRYTALDQKTIEV; this is translated from the coding sequence ATGCAGTCTCCTTGCTTCAAGGAAGTCGAACAAGTATGCTCCCATGGCTGCTGCTCCAACCCCCTCCTCTTCGCCCTcccagccaccaccaccaccaccactgaaAAACGAACCAGCACATCATCAGCTTGTCGGAAAAACTTCGCAAACACAACCACCATCTCTTTCTTCGCAAACACTCATTTCACCGATCATGAATCCCTTCCTTCTTTCAAAGAATCACTCGCCACTTTCACACGGACTTATCCCAAGTATTCCGATACTGCCCGAGTTGACCGAATGAGAGGACAAGAATACTACCATCTCTCGCTTTCCAACCGTATATGTCTCGATTACATCGGCATCGGTCTTTTCTCCCATTTACAGCTTCAGACTCATCACCCAGTTTCACCTTCTTCGACTTCGAGTGACTTACACTCCGATTTCCCGTTCTTCAGTACAATTTACAAGTCTGTGAATCTTAAGACGCAGTTGGTTCATGGAGGGGAAGGGTCGGAGTTTGAGGCGTCGTTTAGGAAGAGGATCATGGAGTTTATGAACGTTTCGGGTGATGATTATTCTTTGGTTTTCACTTCTAATAAGTCATCGGCTTTCAAGATCGTGTCTGAGGCTTACCCTTTTCAAACGAGTCAGAAGCTGTTGACGGTTTATGATTACAAGAGCGAGGCTGTTGACGCCATGGTTAGTGCTTCCGAGAAACGTGGAGCTAAGATCATGTCGGCGGAATTTAAGTGGCCCAGAATGAGGATTCATTCTGCGAGATTAAGGAAATTggtggagaggaagaggaagaagaagaaagcgAGGGGTTTGTTTGTGTTCCCTCTTCAATCTCGAACGACTGGAGCTAGTTACTCGTATCAATGGATGAGCATGGCGCAGGAAAACGGGTGGCATTTATTGCTTGATGCTTGTGCATTGGGTCCAAAAGACATGGACAGCTTTGGGCTATCACTCTTTCGACCTGATTTCCTTATTTGTTCATTCTACAAGGTATTTGGGGAAAACCCAACTGGATTTGGatgcttgtttgtcaagaaatcgATGATACCGATCATGGAAGATTCAACGTCTGTGGGGATTGCCACTCTAGTTCCTGCAAAAAACTCATCGTTTCAACCAGATGAGGAACATTCATCTGGTTCAGATTTAGAACTTCAACAACATCAAAGTTTCCTCCAAACCCCGAATCAGATCGTGATCCATGACCAAAAGAAGAAAAATTTAGAGATCGAGTATAGAGGATTAGATCATGTCGATTCATTGGGATTAATGCTGATCAGTACGCGCACCAGGTGTTTGATAAATTGGCTGACTAACGCCCTAACAAAATTACAACATCCCAACACCGAAACGAAGACACCCTTGGTCCAAATATACGGTCCAAGAATCAGATTCGATCGCGGACCTGCATTAGCCTTCAACGTTTACGATTGGAAAGGGGAAAAAGTGGAGCCGGCGCTCGTGCAAAAACTCTCAGATCGAAACAACATCTCTTTGAGCCAAGGGTTTCTGCAACAGATATGGTTTGCAGACAAGTATGCCGATGAAAAGGAGAGACTGATCACCACCAAGAAGACTAAAGGGGGCCAGGAGATCGCTGTGGTGACTGCTGCCATCAATTTTTTGGCTGATTTCGAAGATGTTTATAGATTGTGGGCGTTCATTGCTCGTTTCTTGGATGCTGATTTTGTCGAGAAGGAAAGATGGAGATACACAGCTCTCGACCAAAAAACCATTGAAGTGTAA